From Cellulosimicrobium cellulans, the proteins below share one genomic window:
- the thrC gene encoding threonine synthase translates to MAHQWQGIIAEYRERLPAHVAERIVTLGEGGTPLVEAPALSARTGAQVFVKVEGMNPTGSFKDRGMTTAISAAAGRGAQAVVCASTGNTSASAAAYAVRAGMTCAVLVPDGKIAMGKLSQAIAHGARLLQVDGNFDDCLVAARKLADAYPVELVNSVNPDRIEGQKTGAFEIVDALGDAPDIHALPVGNAGNITAYWKGFREYAGQGAPGHAGEGLPAVSTHVPQMWGFQAAGAAPIVAGHPITEPETIATAIRIGNPASWELAEAARDESSGVIEAVTDEQILAAHRVLSSEVGVFVEPASAAGVAGILSRAERGLVPAGARIVVTVTGHGLKDPQWALRTLDGSEVTPTRVSADVVSIADALGLD, encoded by the coding sequence ATGGCCCACCAGTGGCAAGGCATCATCGCCGAGTATCGTGAGCGTCTGCCCGCGCACGTCGCCGAGCGGATCGTCACGCTCGGCGAGGGCGGCACGCCGCTCGTGGAGGCACCGGCGCTCTCCGCGCGCACGGGCGCGCAGGTCTTCGTCAAGGTCGAGGGCATGAACCCCACGGGGTCGTTCAAGGACCGCGGCATGACGACGGCGATCTCCGCCGCCGCGGGGCGCGGCGCGCAGGCGGTCGTGTGCGCGTCGACGGGCAACACGTCCGCCTCGGCGGCCGCGTACGCGGTGCGTGCCGGGATGACGTGCGCCGTGCTCGTCCCGGACGGCAAGATCGCGATGGGCAAGCTCAGCCAGGCGATCGCGCACGGCGCGCGCCTGCTCCAGGTCGACGGCAACTTCGACGACTGCCTCGTCGCCGCGCGCAAGCTCGCCGACGCCTACCCGGTCGAGCTCGTCAACTCCGTGAACCCTGACCGCATCGAGGGCCAGAAGACCGGCGCGTTCGAGATCGTCGACGCGCTGGGCGACGCGCCCGACATCCACGCGCTGCCCGTCGGCAACGCGGGGAACATCACGGCGTACTGGAAGGGCTTCCGGGAGTACGCCGGCCAGGGCGCCCCCGGCCACGCGGGGGAGGGCCTGCCGGCAGTGTCCACGCACGTCCCGCAGATGTGGGGCTTCCAGGCGGCGGGCGCCGCGCCGATCGTCGCGGGCCACCCGATCACCGAGCCGGAGACGATCGCGACCGCGATCCGCATCGGCAACCCCGCCTCGTGGGAGCTCGCCGAGGCGGCGCGCGACGAGTCGAGCGGCGTCATCGAGGCCGTCACGGACGAGCAGATCCTCGCGGCCCACCGGGTCCTGTCGAGCGAGGTCGGCGTGTTCGTCGAGCCCGCGTCGGCCGCCGGCGTCGCCGGGATCCTGTCGCGCGCGGAGCGCGGGCTCGTCCCCGCGGGCGCGCGCATCGTCGTCACGGTCACGGGCCACGGGCTCAAGGACCCGCAGTGGGCGCTGCGCACGCTCGACGGCAGCGAGGTCACCCCGACGCGCGTGAGCGCCGACGTCGTGTCCATCGCCGACGCCCTCGGGCTCGACTGA
- the thrB gene encoding homoserine kinase, with protein sequence MQLGADHVRVRVPATSANLGPGFDALGLALALHDVLEVRALASDDVVVDVEGEGAGEVPGDETHLVVRALRAALDVAGAPQTGIHLTCVNRVPHGRGLGSSAAAVVAGIVAARALVADPSVLDDDVVLGLATAIEGHPDNAAPALLGGATVAWDAGHAGGPRAVRLDVHDDVRATVLVPSARLATSRARGVLPAHVPHADAAFNAGRAALLVEALTRRPDLLLDATDDRLHQAYRADVMPSSFELVQALRDRGLAATVSGAGPTVLVLSTADGLEEVAHLADTLVGGTADWAVHRLDVDTRGVVADRL encoded by the coding sequence ATGCAGCTCGGCGCGGACCACGTGCGGGTGCGCGTCCCGGCGACGAGCGCCAACCTCGGCCCCGGCTTCGACGCGCTGGGCCTCGCGCTCGCGCTCCACGACGTGCTCGAGGTGCGGGCGCTCGCGAGCGACGACGTGGTCGTCGACGTCGAGGGAGAGGGCGCCGGCGAGGTGCCGGGCGACGAGACGCACCTCGTCGTGCGGGCGCTGCGGGCCGCCCTCGACGTGGCCGGCGCCCCGCAGACCGGGATCCACCTGACCTGCGTCAACCGCGTCCCGCACGGGCGGGGCCTCGGCTCCTCGGCGGCCGCCGTCGTCGCGGGCATCGTGGCGGCGCGGGCGCTCGTCGCCGACCCGTCGGTCCTCGACGACGACGTGGTCCTCGGCCTCGCGACGGCGATCGAAGGGCACCCTGACAACGCGGCGCCCGCGCTCCTGGGCGGCGCCACCGTCGCGTGGGACGCCGGGCACGCCGGGGGCCCCCGCGCGGTGCGGCTCGACGTGCACGACGACGTCCGGGCCACGGTGCTGGTGCCCTCCGCCCGCCTCGCGACCAGCCGGGCGCGAGGCGTGCTCCCGGCGCACGTGCCGCACGCCGACGCCGCCTTCAACGCCGGGCGCGCCGCCCTCCTCGTCGAGGCGCTCACCCGGCGGCCCGACCTGCTGCTCGACGCGACGGACGACCGGCTGCACCAGGCGTACCGGGCCGACGTCATGCCGTCGTCGTTCGAGCTCGTCCAGGCGCTGCGGGACCGCGGACTCGCCGCGACCGTCTCGGGCGCCGGTCCGACGGTGCTCGTGCTGTCGACGGCGGACGGCCTGGAGGAGGTCGCGCACCTCGCGGACACGCTCGTCGGAGGGACCGCCGATTGGGCGGTGCACCGCCTCGACGTCGACACGCGCGGCGTCGTGGCCGACCGGCTCTGA
- a CDS encoding homoserine dehydrogenase — protein sequence MPPAAESHPPLRVALLGCGVVGTQVARLLTEQADDLASRVGARLELVGIAVRNAAAPRASSVDRSLLTEDAEALVARADIVVEVMGGTEPARSLLLRAIDAGAAVVTANKALLAEDGPTLYKAADAAGVDIYFEAAVAGAIPIVRPVRESLAGDRVRRVLGIVNGTTNYVLDQMATTGMDLEEAVKEAQDLGYAEADPTADVEGYDAAAKAAILASLAFHTRVSLDDVAREGIMSVTADDVAWAAQTGHVIKLLAIAELRDGTSAGAPAGVSVRVHPALVPTSHPLANVRGSFNAVFVEAESAGELMFYGRGAGGAPTASAVLGDVVSAARHRVLGGKGPQESTYAELAILPASAAVTRYQVRLDVDDRPGVLAQVAHALAEHDVSIEAVRQPAAQGGADVAEPGVAELVITTHAAPESALSATVAAVAELEPVRTITSVLRVEGA from the coding sequence GTGCCCCCTGCCGCCGAGTCCCACCCGCCCCTGCGCGTCGCCCTGCTGGGGTGCGGCGTCGTCGGCACCCAGGTCGCGCGGCTGCTGACGGAGCAGGCCGACGACCTCGCCTCGCGCGTGGGTGCGCGTCTCGAGCTCGTCGGGATCGCGGTGCGGAACGCCGCCGCGCCGCGCGCCTCGTCGGTCGACCGGTCGCTGCTGACCGAGGACGCGGAGGCCCTCGTCGCGCGCGCGGACATCGTCGTGGAGGTCATGGGCGGCACGGAGCCGGCGCGGTCGCTGCTGCTGCGCGCGATCGACGCGGGCGCCGCCGTCGTCACGGCGAACAAGGCCCTGCTCGCCGAGGACGGGCCGACGCTCTACAAGGCTGCGGACGCGGCCGGGGTCGACATCTACTTCGAGGCCGCGGTGGCGGGCGCGATCCCCATCGTGCGCCCGGTGCGCGAGTCGCTCGCGGGCGACCGCGTGCGCCGCGTGCTCGGCATCGTCAACGGCACGACCAACTACGTCCTCGACCAGATGGCCACCACAGGCATGGACCTCGAGGAGGCCGTGAAGGAGGCGCAGGACCTCGGCTACGCGGAGGCCGACCCGACGGCCGACGTCGAGGGCTACGACGCCGCGGCCAAGGCCGCGATCCTCGCGAGCCTCGCGTTCCACACCCGCGTCTCGCTGGACGACGTCGCGCGCGAGGGCATCATGTCCGTCACGGCCGACGACGTCGCCTGGGCCGCGCAGACCGGCCACGTCATCAAGCTCCTCGCCATCGCGGAGCTGCGTGACGGCACCTCGGCAGGCGCGCCGGCCGGCGTCTCGGTGCGCGTGCACCCGGCGCTCGTGCCCACGTCGCACCCCCTCGCGAACGTCCGCGGGTCGTTCAACGCGGTGTTCGTCGAGGCGGAGTCCGCGGGCGAGCTGATGTTCTACGGGCGGGGTGCCGGCGGCGCGCCCACGGCGTCGGCCGTCCTGGGCGACGTCGTCTCGGCCGCGCGCCACCGCGTGCTCGGGGGCAAGGGGCCGCAGGAGTCCACGTACGCCGAGCTCGCGATCCTTCCCGCGAGCGCGGCCGTGACCCGCTACCAGGTTCGCCTCGACGTCGACGACCGCCCGGGCGTGCTCGCGCAGGTCGCGCACGCCCTCGCCGAGCACGACGTCTCCATCGAGGCCGTCCGCCAGCCCGCGGCGCAGGGCGGGGCGGACGTCGCGGAGCCCGGGGTCGCCGAGCTCGTCATCACCACGCACGCGGCGCCGGAGTCGGCGCTGTCCGCGACCGTCGCGGCGGTCGCCGAGCTCGAGCCCGTCCGCACGATCACGTCCGTCCTGAGAGTCGAGGGAGCCTGA